Within the Onychostoma macrolepis isolate SWU-2019 chromosome 14, ASM1243209v1, whole genome shotgun sequence genome, the region CTATATGGTAATTAGGGGCCAATTATTCCTCTAGTTTCAAGGGCAAAGACACTCTGATTATAATTACCATATTCATCATATTATATCTGCCAACATCAACATGCAGTGaagaaaaagttttataaatgtctattttaaaaacaaactggATGCATATCTGGTACAACATAAGAAAGTATGAATATCattaatgtctttttaaaattaaaacaatttatgaaacttcttcaaaaacatttagggCCACATCTGAAGAGCATTCAAAAAAAATTAGTGTActctctaaaaaatgctgggtaaaatatggacgaacccagcaattgggttgtttttacccagaggttgggttaaacatttaaccctactgttggttgaaaacaacccagcatgtgttctgtccaatatttacccagcacagggttgtatttaacccagcattttttagagtgtaataCCAAATACTTTACTTCTTTGCTCTGTGTGTGTTAAAGCACAAATCACATTTTGCTTTGTTAATCAAAGTATATTTTCCTAAATGAAGGGTGCACTGTAAACAAATACAAGTGTCTTTTACTCTAATCTGAGGCAGAACAAGCAGTCGATTCAGCTGCCTCGCTCTTCTGGATCCCTCAAAAGTGCCAGTTACTGAATCATAAGTACTGAGGGTGACCCAGAGTGCAGTGAATGCTTAAAAAATAAGACCCTCTGTCCCACAAGCAGAAGGGACTTGTGTTCCTGTGTTAACCGTGAATAACAGACTTTAGAAAAGGCTTTGGATACATACAGAAACTCACAACAGGACAAACTGATGCATAAAGAAGCAATATAaaccattattattttaaaaatgtaaaattaattaaagtaaatttgttcatattattaaatatacagCTTTTTTAATGATTACAGTGAGGAGTAAGATTTATACATTGCATTGCAGTAGATTACTGAGAACTGGAGAAGGGGCTGGGGGAGGGATTAATGTGGTTAATTATCATAAAAATCAAATGCAAGAAATCCTAAAAACAGGCTTAGCTTCCTTTATGCAAAgttgaagtttttattttgggttGAAATACGATCCATGAAGAAGATTCTGAaactaaaaatatgaaacattaaaaataaggaatGTATCACAACTACACAaccaataaacaaaaacattttttttttctaattaaagaaaaaaataaaaataaaataaaaatcagaccAATATCATCAATATATGCAAgtctaaaaatgtatatttaaataaattagagTATGCTTTTATTTTCACTACTACTGCAGTTTCTTTAAAGTACAGCCACAAGGGGGCAATTTACAACTTTTCTTTATTGctctttttaacatttattagctTCTTATAGAAGCATAATAGCTTCTTGTCTGacattactgtatatttaactTTGATGATATTCAATAGagcttttttaaaatacaataaaaatgtgaatacaACTTGGAAATGTCATCATGACACTTCCAATTTATACCAGCACCCTCAACTAAAATCTCTTTaaaaacacatactgtatacatatatacacacacaataaaatatGAGAATGTTGACGAGAATGAGAAATtagtaattaaatatacaaaagaAGCAATATGAAAATATCTAGAGATATAGTTCTCAGAGGAGGAAGTGAGGCATTATACACTGACCGCAGGCAAGCTGACAGCTGTAACCTTCGGTTTGTAATATAGGCCAGTAGACAGTTTCAATTCAGTCCTGTCAATCACACTCAATCTCATCATACGGTATGACTATCCTTTCTATACAACTTATGCAATAACTGACATCTGACATTTCCAAATTTCACAACCAAGGTTTTAAAGGGGAAAAGCAGACAGGAGGTATGTGTGCTGTACAACATAGGATGTCACGAAAGATTATAATGGCCATAGACGGTAAAACTGCTAACTGGCATTTCACCCACTCGTTCCTGTCTAATGGCTGCATTCCGCCCACATTGTGCTCTGGTGAAATGCTGAAAAGGAAAAATCTATGTGCTGAGTAACACATCATAAAGTTCCTGCACCTGCAAGGCCTACGTACGTTTTGCTGAAAGTCTGCAGCTGCATGGATGACAGAGACAAACAAGATACTGATCTTGAATTATATTTCAAGATATCATCATGCCTCTGACATAaaacttattgcaaaaatacaGTTTACACCCACTCCGTCAGCATTCAGACAGGTTGATTGCTTACCAAATATAGATCCAGACATAAAAGTGTGTTCAGTAACTACACACACCAATCTATAAATATTCCTCCTTAGATTCTCTCTCAATTTGCACCCAGCTGGGGAAAGCTTGGTAACAAACAGGTATTCATACTAGCCAATCACAGGCAAGAAGATGACCTCATCTGTTGCTTAATTTCAAGGGACCAGTGGAAAATTCACACATTTTTTTAGAAACACATAAATAAGACCAGATGGATGGACGGAGGGACGGACGGAtggaagacagacagacagacagacagacacacagatagataagattgatagatagacagacagacagacagagacagacagacagacaagagatagatagaaagacagacagatagatagccAGATAGACAGCTAGCTAgctagatagacagacaggcagacagacagacagacagacagacagacagacagacagatagacagatagatagatagatagatagatagatagatagatagatagatagatagatagacagacagacagacagacagacagacagacagacagacagacagacgaaaagacagacagacagatagacagacagacagacagacggacagacggatagacagatagatagatagatagatagatagatagacagacagacagatagacagatagatagatagatagatagatagatagatagatagatagatagatagatagatagatagatagatagatagatagatagatagatagatagatagatagatagatagatagatagatagatagatagatagatagatagatacagacagacagacagacagacagacagatagacagatagacagatagatagatagatagatagatagatagatagatagatgatagacagacagacagacagacagacagacagacagacagacagatagacagatagacagatagatagatagatagatagatagatagatagatagatagatagatagatagatagtgtaAAGGATGGGTTGTTTTGTGCGCTCAACGGATGAACAGAGTGGGAATGGAATTTAAGGGGGATACTTTCAAGGTCGCAATTAATGCAAATCAACTCCCCAGTCTCCCCAGTCTTTTGTATAGTGAAGATGATGGCACAGTTCTAAGGTTGCATATTTGTTCTACTTGGCTTTggggtttagttttagtttatgctcgaatttgtgtattattcattaattattattatcttttatcCATTTACTCATGATCATTCTTATATGATGAACTGGTTTGTGATCATTCTGCcttaaactgtttatttttgattatcattattcttttatgcATTTACCTATgatctttatcattattattgatatCATCTGTGTATCAACATTAAACAGTTGTATTGCTTGATTAGTATGCTGTACGGACCTTTTATTGGCACCTCCTCTTGCTGATCAGCACCACACTTGTCTCacatcagttttgaaaacaaaaaccaTACTAAAACAGatagacggacggacggacggacggacagacagacagacgacagacagacagacagacagacagacagacagacagacagatagatagatagatagatagatagacagacagacggacagacagacagacggacagacagacagacagacagacggacagacagacagacagacagacagacagacagacagacagacagacagacagacagacagacagacagacagacagacagatagatagatagatagatagatagatagatagatagatgatagatagatagatagatagatagatggatagatggacagacggacagacagacagacggacaggcggacagacagacaggcggACAGgcggacagacggacagacagacagacagacagacagacagacagatagacagacagacagacagacagacagacagacagacagacagacagacagacagacagacagacagatagatagatagatagatagatagatagatagacggacagacggacagacggacagacggacagacggacagacggacagacggacagacggacagacagacagacagacagacagacagacagacagacagacagacagacagacagacagatagatggaggACATACATTTGTATTGAAACATTGCTTTATTAAATTCCTTCCTATGTGTCTTCCATCCTTCTTTTGGAAGAAATAGTCCCTGAGTTTTATGTGTTATAAAATCAATGTAGCAACTTTCCTGAATCAccaagtgaaaaaataaatagttttaaaaaaataatacagcaTTTATGATGAACACGTCTGTAATTTGAATGAACTAAGCTGGGACTCATCATTAAGAATGAGCATGAATGCTGAATGCTCGGATGTGAGGGCCTTTGTTCAGTTCCTGCTCTTCCTGTCCCCTGTGTGGCGCTGGACTTCTTCATCAGGGGCATTTGCATGTGTAACTTTCTTGCGCTTTTTAGTCTGCAGAGccacatgaaaacaaaacacaagattgTTGTtcacataaaattatattaccATATCACAAGCACCAGTGTCCCCCATAATGGATGAAACGGTGTCACTCGTATGTTGTGCATTGTAGCTGAATTTTAGGTTGAATAACATAAAAGGTGAGAGCAGGTGAACAAATAAGAGAGAACTGCAAAGTTCAGATGTGGCTCTAAAGGACTCACAGTTTTAGTGGACAGAGCCTGAGCATTGATTTCCTCTGATGTAGCCATACGACTCTCCACAATATGAAGCTGCTTCAGACGAGTTTTCTCAAGATTGTCAATCTGAGTCTGCAGGGTCTCTGGAAGACATAGacattacaaacacacattaacaAATAGTAAAAACAGTGTAAAAGCAATATACAATACAACGCAACTGCTACAAACAATTTATCTCAAATTATAACTAAGAGTGGTatacagtgaaataaataaatatttcatttgattttccattaaaaatatctaaacattaatTCACTACATATACAATATagaataaactatatatatatttataacttaataacagtaacaacaaaactgttttcacaaaatattatctgaaaacagattttttcttcataattaaattatgttcagatattataatgaagaagaaaatgaagagttcatttgaaaaaacagataactccaaTTTGAACAATTTTCAAAACTCATGTTTTTGCAtaccaattaatctcaatcaaactgcagttgggttattttgattaagtaaaaataactaaaaatacagcaaactaacacaataaaactcaataaaaacatgacatcacaataaaaaatggagttatctgtttttgcaaataaccTCTTCAAATAATTAAGACAATAATTTATTGCAGTGTACATGCAGTGGCACCTAATACAGCAGGGTCAACACTGGATAACAGTGATGTGACAGAGTTATAAGCCCCATCAGATGTACCTGTAAACGCACACAAGAAAAACCCTTGCACTGTGTCAAACTGTATAGAAACAATTAGCTTCAGCTTATTCAAAAATATCATGGGACAAACTCAAACTCACGCTTAATTGTGCAAACAATGAATGACTCTTTAGCCTTTAGCAGTCCACGAGAAGATTCCTGTGAATTCTGGGGCAGGAAGAGGAATTTCAGCACTCCTCGTTCATCACACAGGTCTATAAGCTCtgaaacgcacacacacacagatttggAAGACTAACATTCAGTGATATCGTTTCAAACACGTGTCAAAACTGTCATATAATACGTGTTTACTGTCTCATTGCAACATTTTTGCACGCACAGACGCATTAGGGAGGAGGACAGTGTTAATGACAGTGGTAATGAGTTCTCCATTAGTGATGGGCTGATCCCAGGTAACGTTCCTTACTACATGCCACAGATGTAATCGGACACCATTGTAGGAGTATGTGCTAAGAGAGAGTGTGAAATATTAACGCTTGAGATCCGTGACCTCCTGCGCCGAGGTCACGCCGGGTTTGAGGGACACGCTGAGCTCTCCTCTGACCTGAGATCTCTAGAGCATGCAACAACCCGCCTGAGCTACTTTAAAAGACATCCTTAGGGGCCATTCACATAGAACTCATTTTTGATTGgaattggggggaaaaaaacaactccAAGTCTTGAAATAAGTAATAAGCGAGACACTGCGAAAGACGAGAGAGCATCGGTCAAACACGCCCGTTTTAGCGAGAGTTTACACAGAAAAACGCTGGCCCACATGAAAAAACACAGTAGTAATTTTTGAACCATAGTAAAGcacttgaattaatttgttgtggtaattctaCAGTTGCTGTGGCAATATAACAACTctagtaatataaaaaaaattactttacccAATACTGTACTAAGTTTTCTCCAACTATAGGGTATATTATActacaatacactacagtttacaGTAGTAAAACTAAAGGATACTACAGTATTTAGtacagtttatcagttcactatagttaatactacagtatgctgtagcattcattaacaaagtgttgtaaataccataatatacacagtataatacactttacACTATAGTATTTTATCATGTGTGGAACTGAAAAACGCGTTCTGTGTAAACCAGACCTTACAGTGATAAAAGTCATTTCTTTGACGTTGAACTCAATGTCAAAATGACAGAAGCACATGAACAACACTGGTAAATGAAAGCTGGAAAATAACTAAATTTGACTGATTGTGTACTTATGATTATCCACATATCCTCCTGATGTATGAAACATACCCTCGAGAAAGCTGTACATACCTGACTCAGCAAATCCCAACCTggtttttatgtatttcatgAGGACAACAGTTGGACAGTTGGTGTTAACTAGGAACTGGTTATTATCTAAATACACAAACATCACATTGATATCAGCTTCTTGTCATTTACATAAACAGATAAAATAGAGAAATTTGTTTAAGTATACAGATAGCACATTTTGTCAGTTACTAAGCCATTCATAGAATGCTTGTATTGCATTGATGTTTAAGCAATGTAATTCATTTTCAAATTGAAGACATGACTGAGATCCTTACCTCCatgtttaatgtaaataaacattgtgGCAGAGAAGAACTTGACACCTCACTGGCTGCTGTTGGCTTTTTAAGATGCTGCCTGCTGAAGCCGGGGTAAGAAATTAGTGACACAGCAGACAAAGAGTAACATAATCATCAGGACTGTGATGTCACAATGAGATGGAATCAGAGCGAGATgaggaaaaacacatttaaactaGAGCAAGAAAGTATAATAGCATGATATGCACAATCTAACGTTTTATTACTCATTCAACGTTACTAAAATGAAATAGCGGTTTTATTAATCATTACATGTACATACCTTACAAATGGAAGCTGTCAAGCATTTTGAAGTGGATTTCTAAAGTATTTGTATCAAACTCTGTGTTATTTTTAAGCAACTTGTGATTCTTAGTGGATTTACAAAGTTAGTTAAGTCAGAAAGTGTACAAATACTTGTATAAATATATggtttcataattaaaaacctAACAAAACTATAAAAGTTAAACACTTGTAACAGTGTgctgtatttctttaaaataaatgccattggtttgatattttttaaataagacattcatgtatttttaatgttggcttacaacactactgttcaaatgattggggtcagtaatttaattattgatttattttttaaatcatactttgtatcagcaaggacacattaagtTGATCAAGACTTACAGTAAAGGCACTTATATAATGGTGCTAAAGATTTAgattagattctatttattaaaagaatcctgaaaaaaatcatggcttccacaaaattattaagcagaacaactgatttcaacattaataataataagaaatgtttcttgagaagcaaatcagcatgttagaatgatttcatgtgatacagaagactggagttattctgaaatgatgctgaaaaaaattagtttagccatcacaggaattaattacattttataatatattcagataaaaatactttttattgtaattatattttacagtattagcAGTTTCTacagtattttgatcaaataaaagtaGCCTTGGTCAACAtaacaaccccaaacttttgagtacACTGATTGATTGAGAAAtgtcaacaattacatttttcatcCTTCTTATACATAAACTCTGCAGATGTGAGATGAGATATGAATGAGGTCA harbors:
- the c14hxorf65 gene encoding uncharacterized protein CXorf65 homolog yields the protein MFIYIKHGDNNQFLVNTNCPTVVLMKYIKTRLGFAESELIDLCDERGVLKFLFLPQNSQESSRGLLKAKESFIVCTIKRTSDGAYNSVTSLLSSVDPAVLETLQTQIDNLEKTRLKQLHIVESRMATSEEINAQALSTKTTKKRKKVTHANAPDEEVQRHTGDRKSRN